The Papaver somniferum cultivar HN1 chromosome 6, ASM357369v1, whole genome shotgun sequence genome segment ATACCCAAAGAcagaaaaatcatccatgaagattTCAAGAAACttatctaccatgtcagaaaagatgctcatcatgcaacgttgaaaagtagcaggtgcattacacaacccaaaagaCATACAACGATAAGAAAATGTACCATAAGGACAGGTAAATGTGGTCTTTGGTTGGTCTTCGGGTGCTAAGTGAATCTGGTTGTAACCTGAATAGTCATCTAAGaaacaatagtgactatgtcttgACAACCTTTCTAGCATTTGTTCAATGAAGAGGAGAGGAAAATGGTCTTTCTTTGTTGCtgtgttcaattttctatagtaaaTGCAGACTCGCCACCCTGTGGACACACGAGTGAGGATTAGCTCATTCATTTCattttgaactacagtaatgccatAATTTTTGGGTACAATTTGAATGGGACTGACCCACTGGCTAtctggaattgggtatatgatacccgcatcaagcaaTTTCAGAATCTCACTTTTAACAACATCTCTCATGTTGGGGGTTAAGTCTCATTttcatttccctagatggtttagtattttcttcaagatttatgTGATGCATGCAAATTGTGGGACTTATACCTTTTAGGTCTTATATGGTCCAACCTAAGGCCTCCTTATGCTCTTTAATAACTTCTAAAAAATTTACTTTCATGTTCTGTGTCTAAGCATGATGCAATAATAACATGCAAggtatcagaagaacctaagaAAGCATATTTCAAAGTGTCAGGCAATGGTTTCAAATCAAGCTTAGGTGATTTGACAAGAGGTGGTTCAGACTTGGAATCAGAAAGTGGAAGTGGTTCCACAACAGTCTGACATTTAGCAATATCCATGGGTGGTACAGATTCAAGCAAAGAGTAGACTTCAGTAATATACTCAGAATAAAAAAGATCTAAGTCAAAATTGTCTAAACATGCTTGCAAAGGATTCATAGATAAGATGTCAGGCAATGAGTCTTGAATCAGACTCTCAATCATATTAATCTCATGCAATTCAGAATCATCGCAATCCAAGGGTTGTTGACTAATGTTAAAACGTTCAGTTCTACAATCATGTTACAAAAGACaaattcaacactccattacgacagttTATAATAGCATTATACGTCTCCAGGAAAGAACATCCTAAAATTACAGGAATGTGACAATCTGGGTTTTGCACAGGTTGAATATCCAACACAAAGAATTCCACAGGAAAAtaaaatttgtcaaccttgattaCGACATCTTCAACAATACCACGAGGGATCTTTACAGGTCTGTCCGCTAATTGCAGCTTAACAGGAGTGGGTTTCAGCTCCCCAAGACCTAATTGCTCATATACAGAATATGGAaaaaggttcacacttgcacctaagtCTAACAAAGCTCTATCGATTGTATGGTCACCTATAGTGCATGTGATAGTTGGACTACCTGGGTCTTTAAACTTGTGTGGTGTTTTATTTGGAATGATTGAACTCATCTGCTCAGTGAGAAAGGCACGCTTATGCATATGAAGTTTTCGCTTTTGTGTGCATAGATCTTTTAAGAATTTAGCATAAGCAGGTATCTGCTTGATTGCTTCGAGGAAAGGAATATTTATATTGACTCGTTTAAACATCTCCAACATCTCATTGTATTGGGTACCTTTCTTTTGTTGCACCAACTTTTGAGGAAATGGAGCCACAGGCACATGAGATGGTGCAGGGATATTAACATCAGTAGAATTCTTAGAGTAGCTATcttgctcagattctttttcTACACTAGATGTTTTCTGTGGTGTAGTGTGCAATTGTGAGTCTGTATAAGACTCATCTGACTGTGGTACACCTACATTGTTCTTAATAATTTTACCACTACGAAGAATAGTGACAACATTCACTTGATTATGTGAGGACTCATTGCAAGCTGGCGTGCTTGCCTGAAATGCACTTTTCTGGATTTGTTGAGGTTGACTAGGGAGTTTACCTTTTTCTATCTCATTTAGTGcatcacatatttgatccatcttaaGTTCTAGACTTGTGAAACGTTGGTATGTGGTCTTTTGAAGTTGCAACAGATTTTGGGTCAACAGACCGACACTATCTTCAAAGCTAGGTTTTTTCTCTACAGGGTACTGAGTGTGTGATTGCACTTGGGGGTTTCTGGGATATGAATATCCTTGATTATTACTAGTTGTATCCCCTTGTACAGGCCCTTTAGACCACGAAAAGTTAGGGTGATTTCTCCACCCCGGGTTGTAGGTTTGAGAATAAGGATTGTACTCTTGCTTATGATACAAAATATTGTCCTACTCAAGTTTAGACTCTTGAAATGCATGTAGGTCTGGACAGCTATCCACTAAGTGGTCTGAACTGTGACACGCGGAACAAGTGGTTGTATCAATTTGTTCACGGAGAGTAGGGGCAGTAGttttcacattcttctgcagctctaACGCTTCTACTCTTCTTGCTAGGGATGCAatctttgcatttccctcaaagtcagactcaattctatggacatTGGCTACAAGGGTAGTATTTTTGGTTCACAAATGGACTCCCACTGCTGAGtttttttcagctacttcaattaagaaAGTTCAAGCCTCATTAGCACTTTTATCAATAAATAAACCATTGAACATTGACTCAACTGTGGTTTGGGTGgaaacatctagaccttcatacaaaattttcacaagtctccatttttcaaaaccatggtgagggcattggagcaataattcattaaatCTTTCCAGGTATTTGGCGAaagtctcaccttctaattgcacaaaactattcaaactttgacgaattgtcgcagtcttatggttagggaaaaactttttgaaaaattcttttgtaAGATCATCCCATGTTCTAATGGACTTTGGTTGTAAGGCATGCAGCCGGgacttggctttttctttcaaagagaaaggaaacaaTCTTAATTTGAGGGACTCTTCCGGAATTTGGTTAAAACACATAGTCCCACAGATTCTTCAAAATATCTTacatggtggtaagggttttcagcatcaacccctcTAAACACAGGTAACATATGAATTGTGCTTTCTTTTAGTTCAAACTGGACAGCATCGGCTGGTAGAATGATGCAAGAGGGCTGGCTTgccctagttgggtacatatattccttgatactacGGTCCTGGTTTAATTCTTCACCCATGGTATCAGATTGGTCAGGGATGTCTACGTAAGAGCTTGGAATATCAACAATATCCTCTTGACTGATTCTAACTAGTCGATTGGTTTGGTCACGAAAGGTGACAATCATAGCCTAGCATATATATCAATCGACATGATAAGATCAAACAGTCAaaaaatcttcaaatcagggaagCAATGTTCAGGTATCCCAAAGGATTTCTTTCAGAATTATGCATACACATTCAGGTTCTATTGAGATTAAGAGATGCACAACAAAATAACAAACTCCAAAAGTAAATATGTAATTCAAACTTCACAGATTCATGCACAAAGGTACCAGGGAAACTAGTTCAACAGAAAATCATCACATATTTGCAGATCAATGCTTATGAATATGACAGTTAACTTCAGAGATTCACAATCATTCAAGTTTAGTAAAGTCAATAACAAGCTCAGCTAACCAATGCAAAGCTTTAATATCATAGGCTCATGTTTTTGGGAATGAAAAACTAGTTCTCAGATTCTTGCAGACAGAGTCAAATTGGTGTACTGGTCACAGAACAAGCAAATGCACAACTCGGAAGAGTAATGCTTATAGGAATGACAATCAGTTCCAGGGATGAATACACACAGATAGAGGTTCTGCCGAGATTAAGAAGTTCTCAGTGAAATCACAGACTCAACACATAGATATGCTCTTCAGATTTCACAAATTCATGCTTATGGATACCGAAAATTGCAGGTGTGAAATAATGCTCAGTAGGGTAGCTAGTGTATCAGGCTACCATGGTTTATCATTCATACAAATATAAAGTATAACGAGGTTAGAGAATGACCAACCGGCCACAATGACAAGAGTCTTCTGCCtctttttccccttttctttgaCTCGCGCAACAGTATTACAGGTACCTGATTACTCAAGTGAGGATGTCAGTACTCATAGACATGTACAGTTTAACATAATATCGATGCTTGTATAAACAACCGAGAGTAATTTACTGCATGGATATGAGTTATCCCACTTGGTAGTTTTATGACAGACAGAATGGGAGTAGTAAATTCAAAAAGAAGGATACAAAATGCAGGGATGAGATATTTTACAGGGCAATGATGCAAAGCTGACTAACTACAAAAAGGACCAAAAGAATGCAGATATGTGACTAAAATTTAAAACTATAGCTAATGTACATGCCTATGTGAATGATGATTATGCTGAGATGCAGTTGATAGAATAGTCTACAAGGTACAATTTAAAAGGGAATTTTAGCAGGGTCACTATCTAGTCTACAAGATTATGTAGAAGGAATGCAGAATACAGCTAAACGTTGCAACTATTAGGGTATGCTATAGTGCAATTACAGGGTTGTAATGACTAGGATATGCTAAGATGTGCACAATTACTGAAACAACTTAAGTGATGCTATGAAACTGAAAAAGCTTACTATGATGCAGATTATAAACAAATGGATTATACTACTGAGATGAAGCTAACAAAGGTAAAATAGAAAGAGTATTCACAAAATCCTATGTGACTATCTTATTGATGCAGTTAACTAAAACTAGATATAATATAAGATAATGATACAGTTTATGGGAATGAAATTTAAAATTACAGTAATAAATACATATTATGGAGTCATTTTTGGTTCACATAAAAAAATCACATCAGGATTTTGACTCTTAATAAGAATATCTAAAGCAGTTTTTTTTGTAGAGTTTCCGAAGCCCTGACAATTCCACGACAAGATTCTCATGATGAGAGTTCTTAAAAAGAACAAGAACTGCAGGTAGTAACTTTTCGGGAGACACTAAAAGTACACAGGTTGAGGAACTGAATGAGGTCCAAGCGCAAACAAGAGAACCAAGAAGGGTAAACTAATCTATCACTTACGCCTAAGAATATCCTAAGATTAATGAGATACTTgataacaaagaaatcaacccAAGTTATTAAAGCATCCAAGTCAATTAGCTGCAACTCGACAGAGCAACAAAATTGATTAGAATCAATCAAATCAGAGAGTCAAATTGTGAAAGTGTCCAAATCAAACAGTAGTAGGTCAACTGGGAGACTAAAAACATTACAATCAATCAAATCATAGAGACAAATTAAACCAACAACCAATCCAATTAGTTGCAGCTCAACAGTACAACTTGAAGGATAAAAAACAATCAACACAGAAGCACCCAAATAAGAGAATCTAATTAGAATTTCCGCAGTCAACGGAGTATGGATTATAATCACACAAAAATATCTTAACAACTTAAAACTAAATGTGATTATGTAAGTCGACAGAAAGTAGCAATTGAAAATGAAACCTATGAAAGCAAGATTGCAATTTTTAGGCAAAATTAGGGCTTGCAAATAATAAGAAATTATCAGACTATGAAACCGAGAAAAAgaggaattagggtttgaaaatttGTTGGAAGTAAAATCAAAGTTTAAAACTACCTTGTTAGCAGCCCTCATGTTATTAATCAGCGCAATTTCTACCTCAACAGCTGGGTTCTTTTCAATTTCCTCCATTTCCACACCTTCCATTGGTTCGGTTTGGTTGCTAGAAGTCTCGGACTGGTTGCTCTTCATTTTTACATCAGAGAGTTTCAGATCGGATTATTTGGGACGATGGTTTGATGTTTTGAGAAGAGAAAGATGGGATTTCTTCTCGTTGATGCTATTTTATGAAGAGTTAGAAGACTCATTACAAGACCTTTTGATTTGTCTCTCCTCAGAATTATCGTTTTGATCTCTGatcgtgaaaagacgagggtacccaaatatacctcaatctaaaaattttccacctataaatccttttccgaaagtgattgtttataaattgaatcgatacaatacaactaatcggttcacacttcgtatgatcgtctatggatacgggatcgagataatacaacaacgaagtatgtttacttgataataggttcggacttaaccaaactctagggattgtatatcaagtaaaatagtaattaacgtttgtgtattttacttctaattataataaaacaattataattgtggaaatagaaaagtaaaagacacaacaagattttgttaacgaggaaacctcaaatgcagaaaaaccccgagacctagtccagagttgagtgctctcagaattaagacgctatacaaaatcaaaccaacttcgtatagttgagaccaaacaactaaacctatagttcacctagtttcctcagtatccctgcgcctccaacttgcagtaagtcacgcacttggaacagttcctttggttcgtattccaaacagtaaaggaacaaccaatatgttcggtaacaactctttccaaacaaaatgatatgagtttgacaaaagctcttccgtttgaccaataaactcctttgtcgggtccttagatcaatctctcaacaactaccgaagtaatggttagactatgcaatcaataccattaatcacaaagaagtgtattgatgccgatctactcaactaatcaatccaatctatcacaaagataaaccgattatagttggatccctttccagccgaaacaagtattgtgcacaccaaagagtatgagcccaa includes the following:
- the LOC113291322 gene encoding uncharacterized protein LOC113291322 gives rise to the protein MDQICDALNEIEKGKLPSQPQQIQKSAFQASTPACNESSHNQVNVVTILRSGKIIKNNVGVPQSDESYTDSQLHTTPQKTSSVEKESEQDSYSKNSTDVNIPAPSHVPVAPFPQKLVQQKKGTQYNEMLEMFKRVNINIPFLEAIKQIPAYAKFLKDLCTQKRKLHMHKRAFLTEQMSSIIPNKTPHKFKDPGSPTITCTIGDHTIDRALLDLGASVNLFPYSVYEQLGLGELKPTPVKLQLADRPVKIPRGIVEDVVIKVDKFYFPVEFFVLDIQPVQNPDCHIPVILGCSFLETTERFNISQQPLDCDDSELHEINMIESLIQDSLPDILSMNPLQACLDNFDLDLFYSEYITEVYSLLESVPPMDIAKCQTVVEPLPLSDSKSEPPLVKSPKLDLKPLPDTLKYAFLGSSDTLHVIIASCLDTEHESKFFRSY